One Candidatus Poribacteria bacterium genomic window, TTCCGGATGATGTGTTCATAATAATTGCGTTGCCAAACCAACGCGCCGGGGGTGCGATATAATTGGTTGATTCGTCTGGACACAGCAGATTTGTACGAACCGACGATTGCACCGAGAGAACCTTTTGGCGGACCTGATTGCCTCGGGGGCGACGCATGCGTCGCCCCTACGATGCTGATAATACCGTGTACATGATTGGGCATGACAACCGAAGCATCTATTTCCACCTGGGGAAAATGGTCGGGAATTGCCTTCCACACCATTTGCGCCACCCGCCCGACATCGTTTAGCCGCATCTGTTCGTTCACAATTTCACCGAACAGACATGTCCCATTTTGGGTGCAAATCGTCACGAAATACACGGCTTCTCGCGTGTAATCAAACCCCTTCAAACGGATTGAACGGCGATGGTGCTTATTGGGATCATATCGCATGTTCTGGCCTCCGCATTCTCAACCCTGTGCAGGTGAGGCATGCCTCGCCCCTACAATTGATAACCTGCACGAAACGTTATCACCTATCCAAAAAGCCCGCCAATCATATTGATAACCTGCACCAAAGGTTATCACCCATTCAAAATCCCGCCAAC contains:
- a CDS encoding transposase; translation: MRYDPNKHHRRSIRLKGFDYTREAVYFVTICTQNGTCLFGEIVNEQMRLNDVGRVAQMVWKAIPDHFPQVEIDASVVMPNHVHGIISIVGATHASPPRQSGPPKGSLGAIVGSYKSAVSRRINQLYRTPGALVWQRNYYEHIIRNETALNRLRQYIADNPARWADDQENPIHYSKKHTS